A window of Argopecten irradians isolate NY chromosome 1, Ai_NY, whole genome shotgun sequence contains these coding sequences:
- the LOC138310076 gene encoding uncharacterized protein has translation MIRSLCVLALVALSLVEGQDTSRPAQQGGAGGLMIPMTGPTDQPTPAGLSSLLPQPRPYDIFDWLFNDYNYNNNDNGVVMTPNKIPNNALPTNNNMMNNNAMMNNNAMMNNDMLLAMMMGFDFGF, from the exons ATGATTCGAAGTCTGTGTGTTCTCGCCCTTGTGGCACTCTCTTTGGTTGAAG gACAAGATACCTCCAGACCAGCCCAACAAGGAGGGGCCGGAGGCCTTATGATACCAATGACAGGACCCACTGACCAGCCAACACCTGCCGGCCTGTCTTCGCTACTACCTCAGCCAAGACCGTATGACATTTTCGACTGGCTTTTCAACGACTACAACTACAATAACAACGACAATGGAGTGGTAATGACTCCCAACAAAATACCAAACAACGCCCTCCCGACCAATAACAACATGATGAACAACAATGCCATGATGAACAACAATGCCATGATGAACAATGACATGCTGCTAGCCATGATGATGGGATTTgattttggattttga